In the Aromatoleum bremense genome, one interval contains:
- the wrbA gene encoding NAD(P)H:quinone oxidoreductase, translated as MKVQIIFYSMYGHIFRMAEAVAEGARSVAGAEVGLFRVPELVPDEVLEKSGAKAAQQAFAHVPVATTGQLPEADAIIFGTPTRFGNMCAQMRNFLDQTGGLWMKGSLIGKVGSVFTSTATQHGGQESTVLSTHITLLHQGMVLVGLPYSEKRQMGMDEILGGSPYGAATIAGGDGSRMPSQLELEMAKFQGRHVAEIASALARGRAA; from the coding sequence ATGAAAGTCCAGATCATTTTCTACAGCATGTACGGCCACATTTTCCGCATGGCGGAAGCGGTCGCGGAAGGCGCGCGCAGCGTCGCCGGTGCCGAAGTCGGCCTGTTTCGCGTCCCGGAACTGGTGCCCGACGAAGTGCTCGAGAAGTCCGGGGCGAAGGCGGCGCAGCAGGCCTTCGCGCACGTACCGGTGGCGACGACCGGGCAGCTGCCCGAGGCCGATGCGATCATCTTCGGCACGCCGACGCGCTTCGGCAACATGTGCGCGCAGATGCGCAACTTCCTCGACCAGACGGGCGGGTTGTGGATGAAGGGGAGCTTGATCGGCAAGGTCGGCAGCGTATTCACCAGCACCGCGACGCAGCATGGCGGGCAGGAGAGCACGGTCCTGTCGACGCACATTACGCTGCTGCACCAGGGCATGGTCCTCGTCGGCCTGCCTTACAGCGAGAAGCGGCAGATGGGGATGGACGAGATCCTGGGCGGCTCGCCGTATGGTGCGGCGACGATCGCCGGCGGCGACGGCAGCCGCATGCCCAGCCAGCTCGAACTCGAGATGGCGAAGTTCCAGGGCCGCCATGTCGCCGAGATCGCGAGCGCGCTCGCGCGGGGCAGGGCGGCCTGA
- a CDS encoding pirin family protein: MNPNASTSPQDPLPVETVVVPHASDLGGGFKVMRALPSVQRRMVGPFVFLDQMGPVELAAGSGLDVRPHPHIGLATVTYLFDGEILHRDSLGSVQPIRPGELNWMTAGRGIVHSERTPPELRPSGPRLAGLQAWVALPARDEESEPAFAHHGAAELPVIDAPGLSVRLIAGEAFGARSPVATCSPLFYADVTLAPPARLQVPSEHVERAAYIVAGSIAIDGVAYSAGQLLVLRRGAEVVITASSATRLMLLCGEPLDGPRHVWWNFVSSSRERIEQAKADWRAGRFAPVPGETEFIPLPDNHPPPVRYP, translated from the coding sequence ATGAACCCGAATGCATCGACATCCCCGCAGGACCCGCTGCCCGTCGAGACCGTCGTCGTGCCGCACGCGAGTGATCTGGGCGGCGGCTTCAAGGTGATGCGCGCGCTGCCGTCCGTGCAGCGGCGCATGGTCGGGCCTTTCGTGTTTCTCGACCAGATGGGGCCGGTGGAGCTTGCCGCGGGCAGCGGCCTCGACGTCCGGCCGCATCCGCACATCGGCCTCGCGACGGTGACCTATCTGTTCGACGGCGAAATCCTGCACCGCGACAGCCTCGGCAGCGTGCAGCCGATCCGGCCCGGCGAGCTGAACTGGATGACTGCGGGACGCGGCATCGTGCATTCCGAGCGCACGCCGCCCGAACTGCGCCCGTCCGGCCCGCGCCTCGCCGGACTGCAGGCGTGGGTCGCGCTGCCGGCGCGCGACGAGGAGAGCGAACCCGCGTTCGCGCACCACGGCGCGGCGGAACTGCCGGTCATCGACGCGCCCGGCCTGAGCGTCCGGCTGATCGCCGGCGAGGCTTTCGGCGCGCGCTCGCCGGTCGCGACGTGCTCGCCGCTGTTCTACGCCGACGTCACACTCGCCCCGCCGGCGCGCCTGCAGGTGCCGAGCGAGCATGTCGAGCGGGCCGCGTACATCGTCGCGGGTTCCATCGCCATCGACGGTGTGGCGTATTCGGCAGGCCAGCTGCTGGTCCTGCGGCGCGGCGCCGAAGTCGTCATCACGGCGTCGTCGGCGACGCGGCTGATGCTGCTCTGCGGCGAACCGCTCGACGGGCCGCGTCACGTGTGGTGGAACTTCGTCTCGAGTTCGCGCGAGCGCATTGAGCAGGCGAAGGCCGACTGGCGCGCCGGCCGCTTCGCGCCGGTGCCGGGCGAGACCGAATTCATCCCGCTGCCGGACAACCACCCGCCCCCGGTCCGGTATCCCTGA